The following are from one region of the Methyloversatilis discipulorum genome:
- the xth gene encoding exodeoxyribonuclease III gives MKIACWNVNSLKVRLPHLTDWLAAEQPDVVCLQETKTEDANYPRAELEAAGYHSAISGQKTYNGVAILSKRPAEDVQIGIPGFDDEQKRVIAATVDGVRIVCTYFPNGQAVGSEKFEYKMRWLVALTDWLRDELTRHPQLALLGDYNIAPEPRDAHPDWKDEIHVSPPERAAFAGLVALGLTDAFRLFEQPEKTWSWWDYRAGAFRRNFGLRIDHILLSAPLAARCTACVVDKAPRKLERPSDHAPVIATLS, from the coding sequence ATGAAGATTGCCTGCTGGAACGTCAATTCGCTGAAAGTCCGCCTGCCCCACCTGACCGACTGGCTCGCTGCCGAACAGCCGGACGTGGTGTGCCTGCAGGAAACCAAGACCGAAGACGCCAACTACCCGCGCGCCGAACTCGAGGCGGCCGGCTATCACAGCGCCATCAGCGGCCAGAAGACCTATAACGGCGTGGCCATCCTGTCGAAGCGGCCGGCCGAGGACGTGCAGATCGGCATCCCCGGCTTCGACGACGAACAGAAGCGCGTCATCGCCGCGACGGTCGATGGCGTGCGCATCGTGTGCACCTATTTCCCGAACGGCCAGGCGGTCGGCTCGGAAAAGTTCGAGTACAAGATGCGCTGGCTGGTCGCGCTGACCGACTGGCTGCGCGACGAACTCACCCGCCACCCGCAGCTGGCGCTGCTCGGCGACTACAACATCGCGCCCGAGCCGCGCGACGCCCACCCGGACTGGAAGGATGAAATCCACGTATCACCGCCGGAACGCGCCGCCTTCGCCGGCCTGGTCGCACTCGGTCTGACCGACGCCTTCCGCTTGTTCGAGCAGCCGGAGAAGACCTGGTCGTGGTGGGACTACCGCGCCGGCGCCTTCCGCCGCAACTTCGGCCTGCGCATCGACCACATCCTGCTGTCGGCGCCGCTGGCCGCACGCTGCACCGCCTGCGTCGTCGACAAGGCGCCGCGCAAGCTGGAGCGGCCGTCCGATCACGCACCGGTCATCGCCACGCTGTCATGA
- a CDS encoding zf-TFIIB domain-containing protein: MLCPRCGQGNVVDAQIRRTGLLVYVCQECEATWFSRRDIGRKPFVDFGTYMESVGLQPVWTELTVLAS; the protein is encoded by the coding sequence ATGTTGTGTCCTCGGTGTGGGCAAGGCAATGTAGTTGATGCACAGATACGAAGAACGGGTCTTCTCGTATATGTGTGTCAAGAGTGTGAGGCGACCTGGTTCTCCAGGAGAGACATTGGTAGGAAGCCTTTTGTGGATTTTGGAACCTATATGGAAAGTGTTGGGCTCCAACCTGTGTGGACTGAACTGACGGTGCTCGCCAGTTAG
- a CDS encoding M3 family metallopeptidase has protein sequence MTTNPLLDFSALPRFDAVQPEHVAPAIGELLKRYQALIDDLTARAEPPTWDSFAAPITDMGEQVNRAWGIVGHLHGVNDVPAWREAYNATLPDITRFYSALGQNLALFAKYKALRESAEYATLSPARQRILDNEVRDFRLSGAELAEDQKPRFKEIQEELAALSAKFSENLLDATNAFAEYVTDEALLAGLPEDSIEAAREAAQRDERDGWKFTLHMPSYLPVMQYADNRDLRARMYRAYATRASEFGEAERDNTPLIARILALRAEESKMLGFASFAELSLVPKMADTPEQVMDFLRDLAGRARPHAQRDLDELRAFARNEFGLDELQPWDMTWVSEKLRVQRYDFSEQEVKQYFPEHKVLEGLFRVVEGLYGVTIKPDTAPVWHPDVRFFRIERAGGELVGQFYLDLYARDTKRGGAWMDEAITRRAVSGGVQTPVAYLNCNFPSPVGGKPATFTHDDVITLFHESGHGLHHLLTRVDDLPVSGIHGVEWDAVELPSQFMENFCWEWDVLSGMTAHVDSGEPLPRALYDKMIAAKNFQSGMQTLRQIEFSLFDLRLHHDFVPGGDKTLLQLLGEVRDEVAVVRPPEWNRFANSFSHIFAGGYAAGYYSYKWAEVLSADAFEAFEEARGAAGTVLDTATGRRFWDEILAVGGSRPALESFKAFRGREPKPDALLRHSGMVAAA, from the coding sequence ATGACCACGAATCCATTGCTCGATTTTTCCGCCCTGCCCCGCTTCGATGCGGTGCAGCCCGAACACGTCGCACCGGCCATCGGCGAACTGCTCAAGCGCTATCAGGCGCTGATCGACGACCTGACTGCGCGCGCCGAGCCCCCCACCTGGGACAGCTTTGCAGCGCCGATCACCGACATGGGCGAGCAGGTGAACCGCGCCTGGGGCATCGTCGGTCATCTGCACGGCGTCAATGACGTGCCGGCGTGGCGCGAGGCCTACAACGCGACACTGCCCGACATCACCCGCTTCTACAGCGCGCTCGGCCAGAACCTCGCGCTGTTCGCCAAGTACAAAGCGCTGCGCGAATCCGCCGAATACGCGACGCTGTCGCCGGCGCGCCAGCGCATCCTCGACAACGAGGTGCGCGATTTCCGGCTGTCCGGCGCCGAACTGGCCGAGGACCAGAAGCCGCGCTTCAAGGAAATCCAGGAAGAACTGGCCGCGCTGTCGGCGAAGTTCAGCGAGAACCTGCTCGACGCGACCAATGCCTTCGCCGAGTACGTCACCGACGAAGCGCTGCTGGCCGGTCTGCCGGAAGACAGCATCGAGGCGGCGCGCGAAGCCGCCCAGCGCGACGAGCGCGACGGCTGGAAGTTCACGCTGCACATGCCGTCCTACCTGCCAGTCATGCAGTACGCGGACAACCGCGACCTGCGCGCCCGCATGTACCGCGCCTACGCCACCCGTGCCTCCGAGTTCGGCGAAGCCGAGCGCGACAACACGCCGCTGATCGCCCGCATCCTGGCGCTGCGTGCCGAGGAATCGAAGATGCTGGGCTTCGCCAGCTTCGCCGAACTGTCGCTGGTGCCGAAGATGGCGGACACGCCGGAACAGGTGATGGACTTCCTGCGCGACCTCGCCGGCCGCGCCCGGCCGCACGCGCAGCGCGACCTCGACGAACTGCGCGCCTTCGCCCGCAACGAATTCGGTCTCGACGAACTGCAGCCCTGGGACATGACCTGGGTGTCGGAAAAGCTGCGCGTACAGCGCTACGACTTCTCCGAACAGGAGGTGAAGCAGTACTTCCCCGAGCACAAGGTGCTCGAAGGCCTGTTCCGCGTGGTCGAAGGGCTCTATGGCGTCACCATCAAGCCGGACACTGCGCCGGTGTGGCACCCGGACGTGCGTTTCTTCCGCATCGAGCGCGCCGGTGGCGAACTGGTCGGCCAGTTCTACCTCGACCTGTACGCGCGCGACACCAAGCGCGGCGGCGCCTGGATGGACGAGGCGATCACCCGTCGCGCGGTCAGCGGCGGCGTGCAGACGCCGGTCGCCTACCTGAACTGCAACTTCCCGTCGCCGGTCGGTGGCAAGCCGGCCACCTTCACCCATGACGACGTGATCACGCTGTTCCACGAAAGCGGCCACGGCCTGCACCACCTGCTTACGCGAGTGGACGACCTGCCGGTATCCGGCATCCACGGCGTCGAGTGGGACGCGGTCGAACTGCCCAGCCAGTTCATGGAGAACTTCTGCTGGGAGTGGGACGTGCTGTCCGGCATGACCGCCCACGTCGATAGCGGCGAGCCGCTGCCGCGCGCGCTTTACGACAAGATGATCGCCGCCAAGAACTTCCAGAGCGGCATGCAGACGCTGCGCCAGATCGAGTTCTCGCTGTTCGACCTGCGCCTGCACCACGACTTCGTACCCGGCGGCGACAAGACCCTGCTGCAGCTGCTCGGCGAAGTGCGCGACGAAGTGGCCGTGGTGCGCCCGCCCGAGTGGAACCGCTTCGCCAACAGCTTCAGCCACATCTTCGCCGGCGGCTATGCGGCCGGTTACTACAGCTACAAGTGGGCGGAAGTGCTGTCGGCCGACGCCTTCGAAGCGTTCGAGGAGGCGCGCGGCGCCGCCGGCACCGTGCTCGACACCGCCACCGGCCGCCGCTTCTGGGACGAAATCCTCGCCGTCGGCGGTTCGCGCCCGGCACTGGAATCGTTCAAGGCCTTCCGCGGCCGCGAACCCAAACCCGACGCGCTGCTGCGTCACAGCGGCATGGTGGCCGCGGCCTGA
- a CDS encoding DUF4124 domain-containing protein: protein MTLRRLLCVTLAGAVCAAPVLAQTYKWKDAQGRTHYSDTPPPADARAATEKKLQPSVVEQGPSYAEREAMKNAPVTVWLGNECDKLCESAQALLKSRGIAYSEQRITTEEQKQAFATRFKVKEARVPAIAAGADQLMGFSADAWTRLLDRAGYPARGSAKPRPPKPAAAAPEAPAGATADDDSQIPEPPVPR from the coding sequence ATGACGCTGCGCAGACTGCTCTGCGTGACCCTCGCCGGCGCCGTGTGCGCCGCGCCGGTTCTGGCCCAGACCTACAAGTGGAAGGACGCCCAGGGCCGCACCCACTACTCGGACACACCGCCGCCGGCCGACGCGCGCGCGGCGACCGAGAAGAAGCTGCAGCCCAGCGTGGTCGAACAGGGGCCGAGCTATGCCGAACGCGAGGCGATGAAGAACGCGCCGGTCACCGTCTGGCTCGGCAACGAGTGCGACAAGCTGTGCGAGTCTGCGCAGGCGCTGCTGAAGAGCCGCGGCATCGCCTACAGCGAACAGCGCATCACCACCGAAGAGCAGAAGCAGGCCTTCGCCACACGCTTCAAGGTGAAGGAAGCCCGCGTGCCGGCCATCGCCGCCGGCGCCGACCAGCTGATGGGCTTCAGCGCCGACGCCTGGACCCGCTTGCTGGATCGCGCCGGCTACCCGGCCAGGGGCAGTGCAAAGCCGCGACCGCCAAAACCGGCCGCGGCCGCGCCGGAAGCTCCGGCAGGCGCCACCGCGGATGACGATAGCCAGATCCCGGAGCCGCCCGTGCCGCGTTGA
- a CDS encoding amidohydrolase family protein, producing MNSTALPDVEGGLFDAHLHIIAPGFPLIPNQGYTPDYFTVDDYLARARPLGITGGAVVSGSFQGFDQTYLLDALARLGPGFVGVTQLPADTPDDVILDLDSKGVRAIRFNLQRGGSEDVSQLEHMALRVHELCGWHVELYVANRHLAGLRALLARLPKVSIDHLGLTAEGFDDLLWLVERGIKVKATGFGRCDFDVAEALRRIDAVNPEALMFGTDLPCTRAPRVFRAEDINLLVARIDGYEGRALRDNAMTFFRTSSD from the coding sequence ATGAACAGCACCGCTCTGCCGGACGTGGAGGGCGGCCTGTTCGACGCCCACCTGCACATCATCGCACCCGGTTTCCCGCTGATCCCGAACCAGGGCTACACGCCGGATTACTTCACCGTAGATGACTACCTCGCCCGCGCCAGGCCGCTGGGCATCACCGGCGGCGCCGTCGTGTCCGGCAGCTTCCAGGGCTTCGACCAGACCTACCTGCTCGACGCCCTCGCCCGCCTCGGCCCCGGCTTCGTCGGCGTGACACAACTGCCGGCCGACACGCCGGACGACGTCATCCTCGATCTCGATTCAAAGGGCGTGCGCGCCATTCGCTTCAACCTGCAGCGCGGCGGCTCGGAAGACGTATCCCAGCTCGAACACATGGCGCTGCGCGTGCATGAACTGTGCGGCTGGCACGTCGAACTCTACGTCGCCAACCGCCACCTCGCCGGCCTGCGCGCCCTGCTCGCGCGCCTGCCGAAAGTGTCCATCGATCACCTCGGCCTCACCGCCGAAGGTTTCGACGACCTGCTGTGGCTGGTCGAGCGCGGCATCAAGGTGAAGGCGACGGGATTCGGACGCTGTGACTTCGACGTTGCAGAGGCACTGCGCCGGATCGATGCGGTGAATCCGGAAGCGCTGATGTTCGGGACGGATTTGCCGTGTACGCGGGCGCCCAGGGTGTTTCGCGCCGAGGACATCAACCTGCTTGTGGCTCGGATTGACGGATACGAAGGGAGGGCACTTCGCGACAATGCAATGACGTTCTTTCGGACAAGCTCCGACTAA
- a CDS encoding Crp/Fnr family transcriptional regulator has translation MNGHTDALTAIYPLLAGLSPEARALIEREGRAMEVPAGTRIFDEHQPCGGFPFVLEGQVKVAKSSANGRELPLYRVHAGETCVISSACLLGHIDYNAHAVAETPARLLVLPTSLFDRLLSEPAFRHFVFGLFAERVAELMQLVEAIAFQRLDQRLAALLLGHGQTLHTTHQQLADELGSVREIVSRLLKSFAEQGLVALGRNQIDILDPAGLRALAAERK, from the coding sequence ATGAACGGACACACCGACGCACTGACCGCGATCTATCCGCTGCTCGCCGGCCTGTCGCCGGAAGCACGCGCGTTGATCGAGAGGGAAGGCCGCGCGATGGAGGTGCCGGCCGGCACCCGCATCTTCGACGAGCACCAGCCCTGCGGCGGTTTCCCCTTCGTGCTCGAAGGCCAGGTGAAGGTGGCGAAATCCTCGGCCAACGGCCGCGAGCTGCCGCTGTACCGCGTGCATGCCGGAGAGACCTGCGTCATATCGAGCGCCTGCCTGCTCGGCCACATCGACTACAACGCCCACGCGGTCGCCGAAACGCCGGCCCGGCTGCTGGTGCTGCCGACTTCGCTGTTCGACCGTCTGCTGTCGGAGCCCGCCTTCCGCCACTTCGTATTCGGCCTGTTCGCCGAACGCGTCGCCGAGCTGATGCAGCTGGTCGAAGCGATCGCCTTCCAGCGTCTCGACCAGCGCCTGGCCGCGCTGCTGCTCGGCCACGGTCAGACCCTGCACACCACGCACCAGCAGCTCGCCGACGAACTGGGCAGCGTGCGCGAAATCGTCAGCCGACTGCTGAAGAGCTTCGCCGAACAGGGCCTGGTCGCGCTCGGCCGCAACCAGATCGACATCCTCGACCCGGCCGGCCTGCGCGCGCTGGCCGCCGAACGCAAGTAG
- a CDS encoding TonB-dependent receptor plug domain-containing protein — protein MKRHRPTRVDSLRVRACALALCCASSVAAADDESADLAGLALEDLLQIKVTTAARKPQSLRSTPAAVFVISREDIERSGAASVPEALQMAPGVQVGRISSGSWAISLRGANSRFADKLQVLVDGRSVYTPLFSGTVWEDRELMLEDVERIEVVRGPGGALWGSNAMNGVINIITRRAQDTQGTLVSAAAGTEQRGWLAVRHGFSVGDSHSGRIWAKRRVSDASDRPDGSAGYDDGRNTAGGVLWESRLGGGHTFTLQAGASSTRHGEELDLTRYTFGGAPIPGRFDSQENHLLMRYAGIADSGADYSLQASYAHSSFAVDNAVGPIDDARNTLDIDFQRREPRGGRHDVIWGASYRHTSDQLNVQLIGGFIQPPSRSTTWTSVFVQDDITLLPERLHLVLGARVEESNLDKPEVQPTARLMFTPDGPHSFWAAASRTTRQPSRALRDFNAELGPFPQPPLAGGFRIRSAGGGHDMRSETATSLELGYRYRSGPLTVDVAAFATRYRHQAEYVNVFNGVVAMPDPTLLAEFEVRASDDSRAHGLELAADYRPVTDWSLHGAYTYTDSTALDRTFRADIPLTNFFIYSADARHRLSLRSLWNLTPRLKFDAWLRHSSRVEPAGIPSFSDLDLRLAWTPRSGLELSLVGQNLLHARRVHYAADTLPSSSLAIERGAYVKAVWSF, from the coding sequence ATGAAAAGACATCGTCCGACGCGAGTTGATTCCCTGCGCGTGCGCGCCTGCGCGCTGGCACTCTGCTGCGCGTCGTCGGTGGCTGCCGCAGATGACGAGAGCGCCGACCTGGCCGGGCTCGCGCTGGAAGACCTGCTGCAGATCAAGGTCACCACCGCCGCCCGCAAGCCGCAGTCGCTGCGCAGCACGCCAGCGGCGGTGTTCGTCATTTCGCGCGAGGACATCGAGCGTTCCGGTGCGGCATCGGTGCCGGAGGCACTGCAGATGGCCCCGGGCGTGCAGGTCGGGCGCATTTCTTCCGGCAGCTGGGCGATTTCGCTGCGCGGGGCCAACAGCCGCTTCGCCGACAAGCTGCAGGTGCTGGTCGACGGCCGCAGTGTCTATACGCCGCTGTTCTCCGGCACCGTGTGGGAAGACCGCGAACTGATGCTGGAGGACGTCGAACGCATCGAAGTGGTGCGTGGGCCGGGCGGTGCGCTGTGGGGCAGCAACGCAATGAATGGCGTGATCAACATCATCACCCGCCGCGCGCAGGACACGCAGGGCACGCTGGTCAGCGCCGCAGCGGGGACGGAACAGCGTGGCTGGCTTGCCGTGCGTCACGGTTTCAGCGTTGGCGACAGTCACAGCGGACGCATCTGGGCCAAGCGCCGCGTGAGCGACGCCAGCGACCGGCCGGATGGTTCGGCCGGCTACGACGACGGACGCAACACCGCCGGCGGTGTGCTCTGGGAAAGCCGGCTCGGCGGCGGCCATACCTTCACGCTGCAGGCCGGGGCGAGCAGCACGCGGCATGGCGAGGAACTCGATCTGACGCGCTATACCTTCGGCGGTGCACCGATACCCGGCCGTTTCGATTCGCAGGAGAACCATCTGCTGATGCGTTATGCCGGCATCGCCGACAGCGGTGCCGACTACTCGCTGCAGGCGTCCTACGCGCATTCGAGCTTTGCCGTCGACAACGCGGTCGGCCCGATCGACGACGCGCGGAATACGCTGGACATCGACTTCCAGCGGCGCGAGCCGCGGGGCGGTCGTCATGACGTGATCTGGGGCGCCAGCTACCGCCATACCTCGGACCAGCTGAACGTGCAGCTGATCGGCGGCTTCATCCAGCCGCCGAGCCGCAGCACTACCTGGACCAGCGTATTCGTGCAGGACGACATCACGCTGCTGCCGGAGCGTCTGCACCTGGTGCTCGGCGCCCGTGTCGAGGAAAGCAATCTGGACAAGCCGGAAGTGCAACCGACCGCACGCCTGATGTTCACGCCGGACGGCCCGCACAGCTTCTGGGCGGCGGCGTCGCGTACCACGCGGCAGCCGTCGCGTGCGCTGCGCGACTTCAACGCCGAACTCGGCCCCTTCCCGCAGCCGCCGCTGGCCGGCGGCTTCCGCATACGCAGCGCCGGTGGGGGCCACGACATGCGCAGCGAAACCGCCACCTCGCTGGAGCTGGGTTACCGCTACCGCAGCGGCCCGCTGACCGTGGATGTCGCCGCGTTCGCGACGCGCTACCGTCATCAGGCCGAGTACGTCAATGTGTTCAATGGCGTGGTCGCGATGCCGGATCCCACCCTGCTGGCCGAGTTCGAAGTGCGCGCCAGCGACGACAGCCGCGCGCACGGTCTCGAACTGGCGGCGGACTATCGCCCGGTCACCGACTGGTCGCTGCACGGCGCCTACACCTACACCGACTCGACGGCGCTGGACCGCACCTTTCGCGCCGACATTCCGCTGACCAACTTCTTCATCTACTCGGCCGATGCGCGACACCGCCTGTCGCTGCGTTCGCTGTGGAACCTGACGCCGCGACTGAAGTTCGATGCCTGGCTGCGCCACAGCAGTCGGGTCGAACCGGCGGGCATTCCGTCGTTCTCCGATCTCGACCTGCGTCTGGCGTGGACGCCGCGCAGCGGGCTCGAACTGTCGCTGGTCGGACAGAACCTGCTGCACGCGCGTCGCGTGCACTACGCGGCGGACACGCTGCCGTCCTCTTCACTGGCGATTGAACGCGGCGCCTATGTGAAGGCGGTCTGGTCCTTCTGA